The nucleotide sequence ATATAGTTAATGATTTTGttcgaaatagaaaggattttttatatttaattaagcatcATACTATTtgagataattgtcttttatactTTCAAGCTAATGTTTTGGCTCTGTTAAGTTATCTACGTGCCATTTCTTTGTTTCCATCAGATGTGATGACTGCGTCAGTTGCCAAGGAGGCTTTGGAGGGACACTGCATCTATGATGGTGGTTACTGTAAGCTTCATCTGACATACTCTCGTCATACTGATCTCAATCTTAaggtatatataattttttgggtTAAGCGGAGCAATAAAACTTTTTTAAGTTTCAAAAATTGGCTGTTGAAAGAATTATATCTAACCAtcaggaaaaagaaaataaaattgtgcGCACTTGAGGTCCTTTTAGGTGCATAATGAGAGAAGCAGAGACTACACTATTCAGGACACGGGTGTACCAATGATGTCCCAAGCTCCTGGTTTACCCACCACTTCTGGGTGGCAAGTTTATCCCCAGCCAACATCCACATACGTGGGCAGTGATTTTGGAGCTACAGGACAAGCAACAAATCCTCAGGGTCAAATGTTGACATGGAATTCTAGCACGTCAGGTGGAAGCTTTGTTTCAGAGCCTAACTTGTACCCAGGTCAAACCATTGCAACTGCTCCTGTTTCTCATTACCCAGTTTCAGCAAACACCTCCAGTGCTACTGCTGGGTCACTTCAAGCTTCACAGAACTCATCACCTTATGGTGTTATGTCGAATACAAGGCCTGCTTCTTCACCAACCACTCGACCTTTGTACTACAGTTCATAAGCTGCATCTTCTGACAATTCTCTAGGTCTGTTGCGTCTAGtatattactacttgaatttatattttaaaagtgtCTAATTAAGAGTAAATGGTTGTTTTGTTTTGGTATCTTAGTAGTTTATCCTGAAATAAGCAATCGAGTTTGACGTGAACCAGTGTGCTTTAAACAttcttaaatgttttatttttcatCCATTCTTTTTTTTCACCATGCAGTATTTTCGTCTTGGGCAATTAATCATATGTTATGTATTCCACATCAAGATAGTTTGACAAAATTGAGTTTCGAAGGTTTGTGGAGACATAATTTCTAGACAGCgaggaagagatagagagagagagacgtgtcaAAATGTTGATGTCATCAATCAAACGGACGCACACAATACTTATAGACGTTCCATGTTCGGCGAATCTTTGCGGGTTCGGTGAAGAGAGATCCGGATTGGATCATCAGATAGCTGAGATAGATACTGTTCGTTCATGTTCTCAAAGATCACCACTGATACTTAGCTGAGACGAGGACTTCCTCGTAATGTTTGGCGGCCTTGTCCCAGCTCAGGTCCTGTGCCATCCCTCGCGTCTGCAGGCCCTTCCAATTCTCCTTCTGGTTCCTGTAGGTGTTGAGGCAGTTCCCCAGCGCATTGATCAGCTTGTTGGCCTCCGCCCGGTCGAACGTCCACCCGAACCCGCTCTCCCTGAAGGGATCGAACGGGATCACCGTGTCACGAAGCCCGCCGACGGCGTGCACCACCGGGACCGTGCCGTACTTCATGGCGTACAGCTGGTTCAGCCCGCAGGGCTCGAACCGCGATGGCATGAGCAGGACGTCCGCCCCTGCGGTGATCCTGTGCGCCATCTTCACCGAGAACCCCACCCACGCCCTCACCTTGTTGTGGTGTTCCCTGTCGAACTTGCGCAGCATCTCCTCCAGGTCGGCCCGCCCGGTGCCCAGCATCACCAGCTGCGCGTCCTGCCCGACGATACAAGGCATCGCACCCGCAATGAGGTCGACGCCCTTCTGGTGATCCAGCCGGCCGATGAATCCGATGAGGGGGACGTCCTCGCGGACAGGGAGGCCGAGCTCCTTCTGCAGCGCCGCCTTGCACTGTGGTTTCCCGGCTTGCAGAGTCTCAATGGAATAGTTTCTGTAGCCATCGGATTGCAGGTGAAGATCCAGCTCAGGGTTCCAGTCCACTGTGTCGATCCCGTTGACGATGCCTCGGAACTTCCAGTTGTTCTCGTTTATGATCTCATGGAGTCCCCACCCACCTTCGGATGTTGTGAGCTCCCATGCGTAGCCACGGCTGACGGTGATCACGCGGTCAGCAGTCTTGAGGCCGGCCGCGAAGATGTTGAAGTGGTCACCTCCCATCGGCTCATACAGCTCGAAGAGGTCCATGTGTTGATCGGGCAAGTCGACATGGAAGAAGTCCTCAACGGGACCACAACCCTGGGCAAGACACAGGTAGAATGCAGACGATAAGGATTCCGAGCTCGTAGTTTCCTAAGTTGTTTAGAATGATGCCATGAAACTTCTATGTCAGGATCAGATTCAAGCATTCTTCTCGgtagaaaaagagaagagaagatgaatgattttatcttcattttgAGCGAAATGAATCTAAGATGTCTAAGACTCAATGTATCGGTAAAACTGAAAATTCTTTAGAGGAAGCAGAAGAGCAAGGTGAAAATTTGTTGTATCAAGTCTATGCTCCACAATTGGTAATGAAGTGAATGACTGTTGTTTGGGTTTATAAAGTGTTATTATGATATTTAAATAAGATTCActgacatttatcatttttaacttcaacaGGAGGGCTTGAAGATGTAGCTGGGACTCTGCCAAAAGCTTTGGCTAGGAGAGGGCACCGGGTTATGGTATTTCTCCTTTCCCTTTTGTCGATTAATTTCTGTTTGAACCTCAAATCTCACGTTAATGTTGGTGGTGACTCTAGCTATTCCACAGAAAGGTAAATTGGAATAGCAATTCAAATCATAAAACTGCAATTACAATGTGCAGGTTTACCAAACTAGAATAATGTTAGTCCAAAAGTTGCTTCCTTAATATTGCTGTTGCATAGCCAGTTCAATCTTCCTTTTGTAAATTATAGGTTGTTTCCCCAAGGTATGCCAATTATCCTGAATCCAAAGATATAGGTGTTCGCAAATATTACAAAGCTGATGGGCAGGTCTGTATCTGCTGTTTCATGTCATGGTTTTTAGATTTAGCTATAAATACATACTTATCCAGTTGATGTCATATTATGGGATGCAGGATCTGGAAGTAAATTattttcatgcttatattgatcgTGTGGATTTTGTATTTATCGACAGTCCAGTTTTCCGTCATCTAGAGAACAACATTTATGGGGGAGACCggctggtaaaagttttttgcaaTTTTAACACCTGTAAATTAGTCAATCCAGTTTATTCACTTTTTGTTACTTCATTTTTTTGTGCACTGAAAATGCAGAAATGACCTTCTACAAGTTATTTATATTGTCTTTCGCTAATTAATGCAGGAAATCTTGAAACGGATGGTATTGTTATGCAAGGTAGCTGTAGAGGTATCTCCTTTGTCCTAAACAACATATTCAACTATCCATGATGTACATAACAGAATATGTCAGTATTAGAAATTCGTAGTGAGCATTTGTCTAagattaatgcaggaagggacTTCCAACATGATTTCTAGTGTGAAAACTATAGTCATGTCGGTGGCCGCTTCAGTGCTGCTTTGAGATTAGTACTTGATAGTCCTTGAGGTGCTTAACTCAATTGCAAATGCCAATTCCCAGCCCTTTTTCCCACTTCTTTTTTCTGGTTCTGTATCTTTGTTTCCTAGTTTATGCAGATGTCTTATGACTGAAATTAGCATTGTACAGTGTTGTCTTAGGTTTAAAATTTCATTACAGTACCAGTAGCAGGACCCGTTCAGAGGGGTAGGTATCGGTCAGCACAGTATCGAAACAttcagtgtatatatatatatatatatatatatatatatatatatatatatatatatatatatatatatatatatatatattaaaaattggaTTGAATACGATATGTAACCGGGCAGTACTAGCATAGAGGTATCCAGTCAGATCGGTATGTTACACTCAGTATACCATACATCTAATTCTATGGTTCTGCATACTAATTGTCGATGGAGAACTGACTGTGACTTTGGTATCAACGAACCTTAACAAAACAATTTACTATTTAAAAATTTTGGAGTTTCATACAATTTCTGATTCTTGATCGATGTTTTAAAAGATGTAAGATATCTCTGTGCAGGTGAAATTATTTAATAGGCCAAGTTTATATTAGAAAAAAGGCCTAGTTGTTAAACTCATTTCCATTTATTAGGCTTAGGAAATTAAGAACAAGGCCACTGACATATATGGTTTTCTTTGATACCTTATGTTTTTTTTCTATTATGATAGAGTCAGTGGAACTTTGTGCAAGGATTTACCTTACGTTAAACACACAATGGTAGTTACTCTCCAATGTTGGTCCTCTGCCAATTAACAGATATTAAATCATAATACTTTTGTTTAATCATCTAAGTTTTTTAGAAAATTGATGGAGTAATCGAGTGGTTGATGTAAATAACTGAAGGCTACTCTAGCATACTTAGTTCTTACTGCCTCTATCCTCCCTGATTTCTCGGTCTTACCTTTGCATCCAATTTATCATTGTTTCTGTTATCTGCATATGTTGTTTCATATAATTCCCTGAATTTTAACCATTGGctagtttctctttttcttttgccttATAATTCTTCTAAAATCAAAAGTTATTGTGAATTATAATCTATTAGGATTTATCAGTATTCTGGCTTTCATGATAAGCAAACCAGTTTTGTTGTGAAGcagataaatttgcataccactcATGTTATATTTCTTCGCAAGTCTGTAGTCGGTGTATAACCAAACACTTAATTCTATTCGAACAATAAGATTTAGTTTTATGGTAAGTATCCTTTTTCTGTGGATATACCTTGTATTTTTCATTCACAACTTGTTAAACATATGTCATTGTTTCGAGTTTAGACTGATACAATTGCAGGTTCCGTGGCATGTTCCATGTGGCGGCTTATGCTATGGAGAtggaaatttaattttcattgcgAACGATTGGCACACATCACTTCTGCCTGTGTATCTGAAAGCATGCTAccgcgacaatggcttgatgaagtATGCCAGGTCCATCTTGGTGATCCACAACATATCTCACCAGGTTAGCTCTCTCGCATTTTATGCTGCATCTATTAGGTTAAACTTCTGTTAAATTCTCTCTTCATTTAGAAGTTCAATTTGCTGAGTTCAGTAGCCTGTGAGATCCTCAGAACTGCTCAAAGACTGTTAAATTTGCCAAGACGATATCTGCAAGTTTGCAGTTCTCTCACTTACCTTATCAGTAAACCAAACACTTTCTGACTATTTCTCATCACTGAATCAATGATCCAATTATACTTGCATGAATTCCTACAGCTGCATTGTATTTCTTGAAGTTTAGGTTGCATGATGCCCCTGGCCATATTGTTTTTGTGTGACCCGAAGATATTGATCATATGTTGTACTTAATTTTTCATGAGTCTATCATGGTTTTTCCCAAACCTTGTTATAAttgcatgacatttgaagcactcTGTTTTATTAGAAACCTTCTTTACATCCTTCTCTTTTGCATCAAATGAATGTTTGTCTTCTTAAACTCTTTTTGAGCAATCAAAACATGTCCACTTTTAATTTCTTTTCTCCCCCATTTTTGTTGAAGTTGCTTCATTTCAAACTTGCAAAGATTTCTGAGTTACCACCACCAAAGAAAAATCAT is from Musa acuminata AAA Group cultivar baxijiao chromosome BXJ3-8, Cavendish_Baxijiao_AAA, whole genome shotgun sequence and encodes:
- the LOC135644556 gene encoding granule-bound starch synthase 2, chloroplastic/amyloplastic-like; this encodes MDLFELYEPMGGDHFNIFAAGLKTADRVITVSRGYAWELTTSEGGWGLHEIINENNWKFRGIVNGIDTVDWNPELDLHLQSDGYRNYSIETLQAGKPQCKAALQKELGLPVREDVPLIGFIGRLDHQKGVDLIAGAMPCIVGQDAQLVMLGTGRADLEEMLRKFDREHHNKVRAWVGFSVKMAHRITAGADVLLMPSRFEPCGLNQLYAMKYGTVPVVHAVGGLRDTVIPFDPFRESGFGWTFDRAEANKLINALGNCLNTYRNQKENWKGLQTRGMAQDLSWDKAAKHYEEVLVSAKYQW